Proteins co-encoded in one Ruegeria sp. YS9 genomic window:
- the sseA gene encoding 3-mercaptopyruvate sulfurtransferase, producing the protein MQDDPKTLVSTEWLAAHIKDPDLRILDGSWYLPAQNRDAKAEYDAGHIPGARFFDIDEISDHRSDLPHMAPPVEKFMSRLRAMGVGDGHQVVVYDGAGLMSAARVWWLFRLMGQENIAVLDGGFPKWQAEGREVEDLPPVIRDRHMTVRVQNQLVRDVTQVSAAAKLGDHEIIDARSASRFSGAEAEPREGLRSGHIPGSRNVPFGQLLNANGTMKSPEECRAIFEAAGVDLSKPAITSCGSGVTAAILSLALERMGKKDHSLYDGSWAEWGAFPTLPVATGET; encoded by the coding sequence ATGCAGGACGATCCAAAAACCCTCGTATCCACCGAATGGCTGGCCGCGCATATAAAGGATCCGGATCTGCGGATTCTGGACGGGTCGTGGTACTTGCCCGCGCAAAATCGTGATGCAAAGGCCGAATATGATGCAGGCCACATCCCCGGTGCGCGGTTCTTTGATATTGATGAGATATCTGATCACCGTTCCGACTTGCCGCACATGGCGCCTCCGGTCGAGAAATTCATGTCGCGCCTGCGCGCGATGGGGGTGGGCGATGGTCATCAGGTCGTGGTCTACGATGGCGCCGGGCTGATGTCGGCCGCGCGGGTCTGGTGGCTGTTCCGTCTGATGGGGCAGGAAAACATCGCGGTTCTGGATGGTGGATTCCCCAAATGGCAGGCGGAAGGGCGCGAGGTTGAAGACCTGCCGCCGGTCATCCGTGATCGTCATATGACCGTTCGGGTGCAAAATCAGCTTGTCCGGGACGTCACGCAAGTGTCCGCCGCCGCCAAGCTGGGTGATCATGAGATTATCGACGCCCGCTCGGCCAGCCGGTTTTCCGGGGCCGAGGCCGAACCGCGCGAGGGGCTGCGCTCGGGGCATATCCCGGGTTCACGCAATGTCCCCTTTGGCCAGTTGCTGAACGCCAATGGCACCATGAAGTCGCCGGAAGAATGCCGCGCCATATTCGAGGCGGCGGGCGTCGATCTGTCGAAACCGGCGATCACTTCGTGCGGGTCCGGCGTGACTGCCGCGATCCTGAGCCTTGCGCTGGAGCGCATGGGCAAGAAAGACCACTCGCTTTATGACGGCTCATGGGCTGAATGGGGCGCCTTCCCGACCCTGCCCGTCGCAACCGGAGAGACCTGA